A genome region from Deinococcus seoulensis includes the following:
- the lepA gene encoding translation elongation factor 4, which produces MNVRNFSIIAHVDHGKSTLADRIMERLGAMTERDKRDQTLDTLELERERGITIKSTPVRLQYTRPAQEDGSGGETYTFNLIDTPGHVDFNYEVSRSLAACEGVLLLVDASQGVEAQTIVNAYLAIDNNLEIVPVINKIDLPAADPEGAAQELEEVIGIPAEDAVFASGKSGIGITEILEAIVDRIPAPSGDPEAPLKALIFDSFFDAYQGVILFVRVLEGTLTPKDQIRLMNAGKNFEVDKVGTFSPGLVVGESLPAGSVGWVAAGIKDIQDAQVGDTLTGREVQTPEAFPGFKPAQPVVFSGLYPTDTEDYRKLRDALEKLKLNDAAFSFEPETSEALGFGFRCGFLGLLHAEIIQERLEREYDLDLIATAPAVVYRVTLTNGSIFETQNPAEFPTRDRIELVEEPYIKLSIMLPEEHVGPVMQLLQERRGSMITMNYVGKRVELLYEVPFAEILYDFHDRLKSISRGYASMDYEQLGYREGDLRKVDIMVNNEVIDALAVIVHETKTYSLGRKIVDKMAEVIPRQMFPVPVQAVIGAKIIARATVKAFRKDVLAKCYGGDISRKKKLLNKQKKGRARMKQFGTVEVPQEAFLAVLSTDE; this is translated from the coding sequence GTGAACGTCAGGAACTTCTCCATTATCGCCCATGTGGACCACGGGAAATCGACCCTCGCGGACCGCATCATGGAGCGTCTGGGCGCGATGACCGAACGCGACAAGCGCGACCAGACCCTCGATACGCTCGAACTCGAACGCGAGCGCGGCATCACCATCAAATCCACTCCCGTCCGCCTCCAGTACACCCGTCCCGCGCAGGAGGACGGCTCGGGCGGCGAGACGTACACCTTCAACCTGATCGACACGCCCGGCCACGTGGACTTCAACTACGAGGTCTCCCGGTCCCTGGCGGCGTGCGAGGGCGTGCTGCTGCTCGTGGACGCCTCGCAGGGCGTCGAGGCGCAGACCATCGTGAACGCGTACCTGGCCATCGACAACAACCTGGAGATCGTGCCGGTCATCAACAAGATCGACCTGCCGGCCGCCGACCCGGAAGGCGCGGCGCAGGAACTGGAGGAAGTGATCGGCATTCCCGCCGAGGACGCCGTGTTCGCGTCCGGCAAGTCGGGGATCGGCATCACCGAGATCCTGGAAGCCATCGTGGACCGCATCCCGGCGCCCAGCGGCGACCCCGAGGCGCCGCTGAAGGCGCTGATCTTCGACTCGTTCTTCGACGCGTACCAGGGCGTGATCCTGTTCGTGCGCGTGCTGGAAGGCACCCTGACACCCAAGGATCAGATCCGCCTGATGAACGCCGGGAAGAACTTCGAGGTGGACAAGGTCGGCACCTTCAGCCCCGGACTGGTCGTCGGGGAGTCCCTCCCGGCCGGTTCGGTCGGCTGGGTCGCCGCCGGGATCAAGGACATCCAGGACGCGCAGGTGGGCGACACCCTGACCGGCCGCGAGGTGCAGACGCCCGAGGCGTTCCCCGGCTTCAAGCCCGCGCAACCCGTGGTGTTCTCCGGCCTGTACCCCACCGACACCGAGGACTACCGCAAACTGCGGGACGCGCTGGAGAAACTGAAACTGAACGACGCGGCGTTCTCCTTCGAACCCGAGACCAGTGAAGCGCTGGGCTTCGGCTTCCGCTGCGGGTTCCTGGGCCTGCTGCACGCCGAGATCATCCAGGAACGCCTGGAACGCGAGTACGACCTGGACCTGATCGCCACCGCGCCCGCCGTCGTGTACCGCGTGACCCTCACGAACGGCAGCATCTTCGAGACGCAGAACCCGGCCGAGTTCCCCACCCGCGACCGCATCGAACTGGTCGAGGAACCGTACATCAAGCTCAGCATCATGCTGCCCGAGGAGCACGTCGGGCCGGTCATGCAGCTGCTCCAGGAACGCCGTGGGTCCATGATCACCATGAACTACGTCGGCAAGCGCGTGGAACTGCTGTACGAGGTGCCGTTCGCGGAGATCCTGTACGACTTCCACGACCGCCTCAAGAGCATCAGCCGCGGCTACGCCAGCATGGACTACGAGCAACTCGGGTACCGCGAGGGCGACCTGCGCAAGGTCGACATCATGGTGAACAACGAGGTCATCGACGCGCTCGCCGTGATCGTCCACGAAACCAAGACGTACAGCCTGGGCCGCAAGATCGTGGACAAGATGGCCGAAGTCATCCCCCGCCAGATGTTCCCGGTGCCGGTGCAGGCCGTGATCGGCGCGAAGATCATCGCGCGCGCCACCGTGAAGGCCTTCCGCAAGGACGTGCTCGCCAAGTGCTACGGCGGCGACATCAGCCGCAAGAAGAAACTGCTGAACAAGCAGAAGAAGGGCCGCGCCCGCATGAAGCAGTTCGGGACGGTCGAGGTACCGCAGGAGGCGTTCCTGGCGGTCCTCAGCACCGACGAGTAA
- a CDS encoding GNAT family N-acetyltransferase yields MHRSLAFHTDLALRRNEGSLIRRGDHHTVICSPDNPTFWWGNFLLMPGAPRPGDLPRWEEAFSRAFPDAAHRTFGIDTPHSDALDLSEWQAAGYEVLRDTVLTAAHTVPSAPGRAAPRDVQIRPAFSDADWEAAAQLRLAVNAADPHPHEAAGYEVFVRRKLAAYRAVQEGGRGALLAAFDRGGAALSALGIFDAGEAVARYQSVETHPGYRARGLAGMLVHAAAEWARALLGTRTLVIVADPDYHAQALYERLGFRPTETQLSFQKRPPDA; encoded by the coding sequence GTGCACCGATCGCTCGCGTTCCACACGGACCTCGCATTGCGCCGCAACGAAGGCAGTCTGATCCGGCGCGGCGACCATCACACCGTGATCTGTTCGCCCGACAATCCCACGTTCTGGTGGGGTAATTTCCTGCTGATGCCTGGGGCGCCGCGCCCCGGCGACCTGCCGCGCTGGGAAGAGGCGTTCAGCCGCGCCTTCCCGGACGCCGCGCACCGCACGTTCGGTATCGACACCCCGCACAGCGACGCGCTGGACCTCAGCGAGTGGCAGGCCGCCGGGTACGAGGTGCTGCGCGACACCGTCCTGACTGCCGCGCACACCGTCCCGTCCGCACCGGGCCGGGCCGCGCCGCGCGACGTGCAGATCCGCCCGGCCTTCTCGGACGCCGACTGGGAAGCGGCCGCGCAACTGCGGCTGGCCGTGAATGCCGCCGACCCTCACCCTCACGAGGCCGCCGGGTACGAGGTGTTCGTCCGGCGCAAACTGGCCGCCTACCGCGCCGTGCAGGAAGGTGGGCGCGGCGCGCTGCTCGCCGCTTTCGACCGGGGTGGGGCCGCGCTGAGCGCCCTGGGTATCTTCGACGCCGGAGAGGCCGTCGCCCGCTACCAGAGCGTCGAGACGCACCCCGGGTACCGCGCGCGCGGACTGGCCGGCATGCTGGTCCACGCGGCGGCCGAGTGGGCGCGCGCGCTGCTGGGCACGCGCACGCTGGTCATCGTGGCCGACCCCGACTACCACGCGCAGGCACTGTATGAACGCCTGGGGTTTCGCCCCACCGAAACGCAACTGTCCTTCCAGAAACGCCCCCCGGACGCCTGA
- a CDS encoding ribonuclease HII, whose protein sequence is MAAPPSVTPDWSFEREHWRRGHFRVAGVDEAGRGAWAGPVTVAAVILPGAAAEYPFRDSKQLSAAQREQYAQVVREVALAWAVEHAWPDEIDRLNILGATHAAALRALARLDPAPQALVTDYLKLRVDVPLSAPPRADALSYSVAAASLLAKTERDRVMLELDAQHPGYGFAGHKGYGAPAHRAALHEHGVTGAHRRSFAPIRALLSEPASLFGDLP, encoded by the coding sequence ATGGCAGCCCCCCCGAGCGTGACTCCCGACTGGTCTTTCGAGCGTGAACACTGGCGGCGCGGGCATTTCCGCGTGGCGGGCGTGGACGAGGCCGGGCGGGGCGCGTGGGCCGGGCCGGTCACGGTGGCGGCCGTGATCCTGCCCGGCGCGGCCGCCGAGTACCCGTTCCGGGACAGCAAGCAACTGAGCGCCGCGCAACGCGAGCAGTACGCGCAGGTCGTGCGTGAGGTCGCGCTCGCCTGGGCGGTCGAGCACGCCTGGCCGGACGAGATCGACCGCCTGAACATCCTGGGCGCCACGCACGCCGCCGCGCTGCGCGCCCTTGCGCGGCTGGACCCGGCCCCGCAGGCACTCGTCACGGACTACCTGAAGTTACGTGTGGACGTGCCGCTGTCCGCGCCGCCCAGGGCGGACGCCCTGAGTTACTCGGTCGCGGCGGCCAGCCTGCTCGCCAAGACCGAACGGGACCGCGTGATGCTGGAACTCGACGCCCAGCACCCCGGCTACGGCTTCGCCGGGCACAAGGGGTACGGCGCGCCCGCCCACCGCGCCGCGCTGCACGAACACGGCGTGACCGGCGCGCACCGCCGGAGTTTCGCGCCCATCCGCGCGCTCCTGAGTGAACCGGCGTCCCTGTTCGGCGACCTGCCCTGA
- a CDS encoding M28 family metallopeptidase — translation MPRPLRPLPTRPPVPAWKVLLPALIAGGVGWGAWHAATRPANPPAQPGAQSVSAAQDWETLRTLGPRETGSAGNARTLDWAQAQFEALGYRVTRQALPDRVPMPAQREGTVHLGGPGDPQTLTGEALIGTQTAGQTGTLVRLPPGVTDAQLEGLLGRLAVTTCPDGPWRDLTDRALNAGILGLVIVNDCPHPPAYSPLGNVALPVLSVTPEAGRTLLAGVGREVTFTTTVRTEDAPAWNLIAARVEATPDVLFGAHLDSVPGSPGANDNASGILAVLHAARQAAGTPLAGRAWFVLFGAEEQGLLGSRAFVHTHSYPLRDTRAMLNFDMVGVNAESLSIDAHPELLTLARRVRPDLRTFRDAPATTRETFGRSSPVTGRSDYLPFKLVGVRTAFLHRGEDPHYHRPTDTTLNPALAADAATLGVQIARAALDAPWTPRQSCGITGRDCQ, via the coding sequence ATGCCCAGACCGCTGCGCCCACTGCCGACTCGCCCACCCGTTCCCGCCTGGAAGGTGCTGCTGCCCGCCCTGATCGCCGGGGGCGTGGGCTGGGGCGCGTGGCACGCCGCGACCCGCCCGGCCAACCCGCCCGCGCAGCCCGGAGCGCAGAGCGTCAGCGCCGCGCAGGACTGGGAGACCCTGCGCACCCTCGGCCCGCGTGAGACCGGCAGTGCCGGGAACGCCCGCACGCTGGACTGGGCGCAGGCGCAGTTCGAGGCGCTCGGGTACCGCGTGACCCGTCAGGCCCTCCCGGACCGCGTGCCCATGCCCGCGCAGCGGGAGGGAACCGTGCACCTGGGCGGCCCCGGCGACCCGCAGACCCTGACCGGCGAGGCCCTGATCGGCACGCAGACGGCCGGGCAGACCGGCACGCTGGTACGCCTGCCACCCGGCGTGACCGACGCGCAACTGGAGGGCCTGCTGGGCAGACTGGCCGTCACGACCTGCCCGGACGGCCCGTGGCGGGACCTGACCGACCGCGCCCTGAACGCGGGAATTCTGGGGCTGGTCATCGTGAACGACTGCCCGCACCCGCCCGCGTACAGCCCACTGGGGAACGTGGCCCTGCCGGTCCTGAGCGTCACCCCGGAAGCAGGACGGACCCTGCTGGCCGGGGTGGGCCGCGAGGTCACGTTCACCACCACCGTCCGCACCGAGGACGCCCCCGCCTGGAACCTGATCGCGGCCCGTGTGGAGGCCACGCCGGACGTGCTGTTCGGCGCGCACCTGGACAGCGTACCCGGCAGCCCCGGCGCGAACGACAACGCCAGCGGCATCCTGGCCGTGCTGCACGCGGCCCGGCAGGCGGCCGGTACTCCCCTGGCGGGCCGCGCGTGGTTCGTGCTGTTCGGCGCCGAGGAACAGGGCCTGCTGGGCAGCCGCGCCTTCGTGCACACCCACTCTTACCCGCTGCGGGACACGCGGGCCATGCTGAACTTCGACATGGTCGGCGTGAACGCCGAATCCCTGAGCATCGACGCGCACCCGGAACTGCTGACCCTGGCCCGCCGGGTCCGGCCGGACCTGCGGACCTTCCGGGACGCACCGGCCACCACCCGCGAGACGTTCGGGCGGTCCTCGCCGGTCACGGGCCGCAGCGATTACCTGCCGTTCAAGCTGGTGGGCGTGCGCACCGCCTTCCTGCACCGGGGCGAGGACCCGCACTATCACCGCCCCACCGACACAACCCTGAACCCCGCCCTGGCCGCAGACGCCGCCACGCTGGGCGTGCAGATCGCGCGGGCTGCCCTGGACGCCCCCTGGACGCCACGTCAGTCCTGCGGCATCACGGGCCGCGACTGCCAGTAG
- a CDS encoding polyamine ABC transporter substrate-binding protein, with amino-acid sequence MKRAALSALLVPVLLSGCYRVEKPAQAQPGEATPVTRGDGRTLRVFIWSEYIDPDLVKTFEKQNGVRVVLDTFESNEAMLAKLQGGGAQYDIAVPSNYVVQTMIRADLLQPLDRGALPNLKNIAPGFLNAAYDPGNRYSVPYQYAATGLAYNTQRYVPQDTWAEIFGPDDTRTFVLLDDPREVIGAALKYLGFSANTTDVAQLRQARDLLRRVVAKQGFQGFDGGPGTRNKLLARQIDLGQIYVGDLLIATEEDENVQVLLPRQGTTISMDTLVVLRRSPNPELAHRFINFILDADNGAQLSNYTYYATPNAASQPLLDDFLKDIPALNPPAAWLTDGRLDFIGELPSGRPQRLYDRIWTELKSQ; translated from the coding sequence ATGAAACGCGCCGCCCTGAGCGCCCTGCTCGTGCCGGTCCTGCTGAGCGGCTGCTACCGCGTCGAGAAGCCCGCTCAGGCTCAGCCGGGCGAGGCGACCCCCGTCACGCGCGGCGACGGCAGGACCCTGCGGGTATTCATCTGGTCCGAGTACATCGACCCGGACCTCGTGAAGACCTTCGAGAAACAGAACGGCGTGCGCGTCGTGCTGGACACCTTCGAGAGCAACGAGGCCATGCTCGCCAAGTTGCAGGGTGGCGGCGCGCAGTACGACATCGCCGTGCCCAGCAACTACGTCGTGCAGACCATGATTCGCGCCGACCTGCTGCAACCCCTGGACAGAGGCGCCCTGCCGAACCTGAAGAACATCGCGCCCGGCTTCCTGAACGCCGCGTACGACCCCGGCAACCGCTACTCCGTGCCGTACCAGTACGCCGCGACCGGACTGGCCTACAACACGCAGCGCTACGTCCCGCAGGACACCTGGGCCGAGATCTTCGGCCCCGACGACACCCGCACCTTCGTGCTGCTCGACGACCCGCGCGAGGTGATCGGCGCGGCCCTCAAGTACCTGGGCTTCAGCGCCAACACCACCGACGTCGCCCAGCTGCGACAGGCGCGCGACCTGCTGCGCCGCGTGGTCGCCAAGCAGGGCTTCCAGGGCTTCGACGGCGGCCCCGGCACCCGCAACAAACTCCTCGCCCGGCAGATCGACCTCGGGCAGATCTACGTGGGCGACCTGCTGATCGCCACCGAGGAAGACGAGAACGTGCAGGTCCTGCTGCCCCGCCAGGGCACCACCATCAGCATGGACACCCTGGTCGTCCTCAGGCGCAGCCCCAACCCCGAACTGGCCCACCGTTTCATCAACTTCATCCTCGACGCCGACAACGGCGCGCAACTCAGCAACTACACCTACTACGCCACGCCCAACGCCGCCTCGCAACCCCTCCTCGACGACTTCCTGAAGGACATTCCCGCCCTGAACCCACCCGCCGCGTGGCTGACCGACGGCCGCCTGGACTTCATCGGCGAACTGCCCTCCGGCCGCCCGCAACGCCTGTACGACCGCATCTGGACGGAACTCAAGAGCCAGTGA
- a CDS encoding peroxiredoxin has product MTDPHVLPAHLPAPVDDGGAAHLTGQPWPALALPATDGTQVRVSGLPGRSVVYGYPMTARPDHPLPDGWDVMPGARGCTPQACAFRDHHAQLAALGARVFGLSTQSTAYQQEAAGRLHLPYPLLSDAALELTGALRLPTFDVPGVPAGERPTLLRRITLIVRDGVTEQVFYPVFPPDRSAEQVLEWLERHPT; this is encoded by the coding sequence ATGACGGATCCGCATGTCCTGCCCGCCCACCTGCCCGCTCCCGTGGACGACGGCGGCGCGGCCCACCTGACCGGGCAGCCCTGGCCCGCGCTGGCGCTGCCCGCCACGGACGGCACGCAGGTCCGCGTGTCGGGGCTGCCGGGCCGGTCGGTGGTGTACGGCTACCCCATGACGGCCCGCCCGGACCATCCCCTCCCGGACGGCTGGGACGTGATGCCGGGCGCGCGGGGTTGCACACCGCAGGCCTGCGCGTTCCGTGACCATCACGCCCAGCTGGCCGCACTGGGCGCACGGGTGTTCGGGCTGAGTACCCAGAGCACGGCCTACCAGCAGGAGGCGGCCGGGCGGCTGCACCTCCCCTACCCGCTGCTGAGCGACGCCGCGCTGGAGCTGACCGGGGCGCTGCGCCTCCCGACGTTCGACGTGCCCGGCGTGCCAGCCGGTGAACGGCCGACGCTGCTGCGGCGCATCACGCTGATCGTCCGGGACGGGGTGACCGAGCAGGTGTTCTACCCGGTCTTCCCGCCGGACCGGAGTGCCGAGCAGGTGCTGGAGTGGCTGGAGCGACACCCAACCTGA
- a CDS encoding ABC transporter permease yields the protein MIRRTHPALTAWAWLVYAFLYLPIIVLVVFSFNDSRFGATWAGFTTKWYGVLFARADVREALAHTLEIALLSTLVSTVLGTLVGLGLWRYTLRFRTALTGLLVLPIVIPDVVMGVSLLMFYSFVRAGLERLGWTFDNGFWTVLLAHVTFQISYVALTVRSRLAGYGPELEEAARDLGATGLRSFTHVVLPLALPGVLAGALLAFTLSLDDFVVTYFTSGSGFSTLPVLIYTNVKRGVTPDINALSALLVLVTVVAIVAANALLRPRRQP from the coding sequence GTGATCCGGCGGACGCATCCGGCCCTGACCGCGTGGGCGTGGCTGGTGTACGCGTTCCTGTACCTGCCGATCATCGTGCTGGTCGTGTTCTCGTTCAACGATTCGCGCTTCGGGGCGACGTGGGCGGGCTTTACTACCAAGTGGTACGGGGTGCTGTTCGCCCGCGCGGACGTGCGCGAGGCGCTGGCGCACACGCTGGAGATCGCCCTGCTCAGCACGCTGGTCAGCACGGTGCTGGGCACCCTGGTGGGCCTGGGCCTGTGGCGGTACACGCTGCGGTTCCGCACGGCCCTGACCGGGCTGCTGGTCCTGCCGATCGTGATTCCGGACGTGGTGATGGGCGTGAGCCTACTGATGTTCTACTCGTTCGTGCGCGCGGGCCTGGAACGCCTGGGCTGGACGTTCGACAACGGCTTCTGGACGGTGCTGCTGGCGCACGTGACCTTCCAGATCAGTTACGTGGCCCTGACCGTCCGCTCGCGGCTCGCCGGGTACGGCCCGGAACTGGAGGAAGCCGCGCGGGACCTGGGCGCCACCGGCCTGCGCTCGTTCACGCACGTGGTCCTGCCGCTGGCCCTGCCGGGCGTGCTGGCGGGCGCACTGCTGGCGTTCACGCTGTCCCTGGACGATTTCGTGGTCACGTACTTCACGAGCGGGTCGGGCTTCAGCACCCTGCCGGTCCTGATCTACACGAACGTGAAGCGAGGCGTGACGCCCGACATCAACGCCCTGAGTGCGCTGCTGGTCCTCGTCACGGTGGTCGCCATCGTCGCCGCGAACGCCCTGCTGCGCCCCCGGAGGCAGCCATGA